The Manihot esculenta cultivar AM560-2 chromosome 1, M.esculenta_v8, whole genome shotgun sequence genome has a window encoding:
- the LOC110626902 gene encoding 26S proteasome non-ATPase regulatory subunit 8 homolog A isoform X2, with the protein MDHKLTEVSQLFERFKAAGMREDVDTCSDLLSKLKVMLTGFRSLPPLFEDTPNAVHELTLARDIYEHAVLLSVKIGDQDAFERDFFQLKPYYTDASRLPPSSQEYMILGLNLLRLLVQNRIAEFHTELELLSPAALENPCIKHAVELEQSFMEGAYNRVLSAKQTVPYKTYDYFMDLLAKTVRDEIAGCSEKAYDYLSISDASRMLLFSSDDELFQYIKEEHPEWEIKNGLVIFQKAKESAPCKEIPSLQLINQTLSYARELERIV; encoded by the exons ATGGATCATAAGCTAACGGAGGTCTCGCAGCTATTCGAGAGATTCAAAGCAGCTGGTATGCGAGAGGATGTTGACACTTGCAGCGATCTGCTTTCTAAGCTCAAG GTTATGTTGACTGGATTTCGAAGCCTGCCACCTTTGTTTGAAGATACGCCTAATGCTGTTCACGAATTGACATTAGCAA GGGATATATACGAGCATGCCGTTCTTTTAAGTGTGAAGATTGGGGATCAGGATGCCTTTGAAAGAGATTTCTTTCAGTTGAAGCCATATTATACTGATGCCAG CCGTCTCCCTCCATCTTCCCAGGAGTACATGATCTTAGGTCTCAATCTTTTGAGACTCCTAGTGCAGAATAGAATTGCTGAATTCCATACTGAACTGGAACTGCTATCACCCGCTGCTTTGGAAAATCCTTGCATCAAGCATGCTGTGGAGTTGGAGCAATCATTCATGGAAGGAGCTTACAACCGTGTGTTGAGCGCAAAACAAACTGTGCCATACAAAacctatgattattttatggaTCTTTTGGCAAAGACAGTGAG GGATGAAATAGCTGGATGCAGTGAGAAGGCATATGATTATCTTTCAATTAGTGATGCCAGCCGAATGTTGCTCTTTTCTTCTGATGATGAACTTTTTCAGTACATTAAGGAG GAGCATCCTGAGTGGGAAATAAAGAATGGTCTAGTAATTTTCCAGAAGGCAAAAGAATCTGCCCCTTGCAAGGAAATACCATCTCTACAACTCATCAATCAGACTCTGAGTTATGCAAGAGAGTTGGAGCGAATTGTGTAG
- the LOC110626902 gene encoding 26S proteasome non-ATPase regulatory subunit 8 homolog A isoform X1 produces MDHKLTEVSQLFERFKAAGMREDVDTCSDLLSKLKVMLTGFRSLPPLFEDTPNAVHELTLARDIYEHAVLLSVKIGDQDAFERDFFQLKPYYTDASSRLPPSSQEYMILGLNLLRLLVQNRIAEFHTELELLSPAALENPCIKHAVELEQSFMEGAYNRVLSAKQTVPYKTYDYFMDLLAKTVRDEIAGCSEKAYDYLSISDASRMLLFSSDDELFQYIKEEHPEWEIKNGLVIFQKAKESAPCKEIPSLQLINQTLSYARELERIV; encoded by the exons ATGGATCATAAGCTAACGGAGGTCTCGCAGCTATTCGAGAGATTCAAAGCAGCTGGTATGCGAGAGGATGTTGACACTTGCAGCGATCTGCTTTCTAAGCTCAAG GTTATGTTGACTGGATTTCGAAGCCTGCCACCTTTGTTTGAAGATACGCCTAATGCTGTTCACGAATTGACATTAGCAA GGGATATATACGAGCATGCCGTTCTTTTAAGTGTGAAGATTGGGGATCAGGATGCCTTTGAAAGAGATTTCTTTCAGTTGAAGCCATATTATACTGATGCCAG TAGCCGTCTCCCTCCATCTTCCCAGGAGTACATGATCTTAGGTCTCAATCTTTTGAGACTCCTAGTGCAGAATAGAATTGCTGAATTCCATACTGAACTGGAACTGCTATCACCCGCTGCTTTGGAAAATCCTTGCATCAAGCATGCTGTGGAGTTGGAGCAATCATTCATGGAAGGAGCTTACAACCGTGTGTTGAGCGCAAAACAAACTGTGCCATACAAAacctatgattattttatggaTCTTTTGGCAAAGACAGTGAG GGATGAAATAGCTGGATGCAGTGAGAAGGCATATGATTATCTTTCAATTAGTGATGCCAGCCGAATGTTGCTCTTTTCTTCTGATGATGAACTTTTTCAGTACATTAAGGAG GAGCATCCTGAGTGGGAAATAAAGAATGGTCTAGTAATTTTCCAGAAGGCAAAAGAATCTGCCCCTTGCAAGGAAATACCATCTCTACAACTCATCAATCAGACTCTGAGTTATGCAAGAGAGTTGGAGCGAATTGTGTAG
- the LOC110625786 gene encoding 30S ribosomal protein S6 alpha, chloroplastic: MATSSSPSFTSTLINSSPFCPKSFSKFQSLPFLSFAHKLKSFPVTNSKTVLLQGKPGCLTVKAQTLDFSGSFYEGGGFGSDEDPPPLSGSVMTAVEDKEPPPCPPGLRQYETMAVLRPDMSEDERLALTQKYEELLVAGGGMYVEVFNRGVIPLAYSIRKKNKAGETNTYLDGIYLLFTYFTKPESIAILEATLNTDDDVIRSSTFKVRKRKY; encoded by the exons ATGGCgacttcttcttctccttcatttaCGTCTACTCTAATAAATTCTTCGCCATTTTGCCCGAAATCCTTCTCCAAATTTCAATCTTTACCCTTCCTCTCTTTTGCTCATAAACTGAAGTCTTTTCCCGTTACGAACTCGAAAACTGTTCTTCTCCAAGGGAAGCCAGGATGCCTGACCGTCAAGGCACAAACTCTAGATTTCTCTGGTTCTTTTTATGAAGGCGGCGGGTTCGGGTCGGACGAAGACCCGCCACCGTTAAGTGGGTCAGTGATGACTGCTGTCGAGGACAAGGAACCGCCCCCATGCCCTCCGGGGCTCCGACAATATGAGACCATGGCGGTTTTGAGGCCGGATATGTCTGAAGATGAACGACTTGCTCTTACCCAGAAGTACGAGGAG TTGCTCGTTGCTGGGGGTGGCATGTATGTGGAGGTATTCAACCGAGGCGTCATTCCTCTAGCCTACAGCATCAGGAAGAAAAACAAAGCAGGAGAGACTAATACTTATTTGGATGGTATCTACCTCCTTTTCACCTACTTCACAAAACCTGAATCCATTGCAATCCTTGAAGCCACATTAAATACAGATGATGATGTTATCCGATCATCCACTTTCAAAGTAAGAAAGAGGAAGTATTAG